A single Leptospira kirschneri serovar Cynopteri str. 3522 CT DNA region contains:
- a CDS encoding HD-GYP domain-containing protein, translated as MKKFAVSELKPGMRFSKPVYLDKENLFITSNTPVTDSDLDRLNRFGIQEVMTAGELLQLESQYDPNVLETSLDDMIVNTVVEDELQPLKAVYDNLNRIKITFGNLFRESTQVIQDVFKKTIEEKPLEVTPVREIAERLTDFVRSNQNISYLILAHNPPGYYLYNQIANSTFYSLILGKLLEYSRPKMIDLGISCLLADIGMSKVPAVISEKNEQLTDEEFKTIMKHTILGYQILSQKMKLKNNLAIVALQHHERYDGNGYPQKLAGTAIEEQARIYSISDNFSALVTNRPHRKKILPHEAIKSMISMDVGKFDLKLVRTLLNHLSLYPVGSCIELSDKRIGVVLGPNLDKPIRPFIRIIKDEYGKMVRNLILVDLLKETNLFISRPVDLQEISA; from the coding sequence ATGAAAAAATTTGCCGTATCCGAACTAAAACCGGGAATGAGATTTTCCAAACCCGTTTATTTAGATAAGGAAAATTTATTTATTACTTCTAATACTCCAGTTACAGACAGCGATTTAGATCGGTTGAATCGGTTTGGAATTCAAGAAGTGATGACTGCTGGAGAACTTCTACAGTTAGAATCCCAATATGATCCGAACGTTTTAGAAACGAGTTTAGACGATATGATCGTAAATACTGTCGTAGAAGATGAACTACAACCTCTCAAAGCAGTTTACGATAATCTAAATCGAATCAAAATTACTTTTGGAAATTTATTTAGGGAATCTACTCAAGTCATCCAAGACGTGTTTAAAAAAACGATAGAGGAAAAACCTTTAGAGGTTACTCCCGTTCGAGAAATTGCGGAAAGACTGACCGATTTTGTACGTTCTAATCAAAATATATCCTATTTAATTTTAGCGCACAATCCTCCCGGATATTATTTATACAATCAGATTGCAAATTCGACTTTCTATTCTTTAATTTTAGGAAAACTTTTAGAATATTCTAGACCAAAAATGATCGATCTAGGAATTTCCTGTTTACTCGCGGATATAGGAATGTCAAAGGTTCCCGCTGTGATTTCGGAAAAAAACGAACAACTCACCGATGAGGAATTTAAGACGATCATGAAACATACGATCTTAGGATATCAAATTCTTTCCCAAAAAATGAAACTGAAAAATAACCTTGCAATCGTCGCCCTTCAACATCATGAACGTTACGATGGAAACGGTTATCCTCAAAAATTAGCTGGTACCGCCATTGAGGAACAAGCCAGAATTTATTCGATTTCGGACAACTTTTCCGCACTTGTAACCAATCGTCCTCATAGAAAGAAAATTTTACCCCACGAAGCAATCAAATCCATGATCAGTATGGACGTAGGAAAGTTCGATTTGAAATTGGTTAGAACTCTTCTCAATCATCTTTCTTTATATCCTGTAGGTTCTTGTATAGAATTATCAGATAAAAGAATAGGTGTCGTTTTAGGACCAAATCTGGATAAACCAATTCGTCCTTTTATTCGCATTATAAAAGACGAATATGGTAAAATGGTTCGGAATTTGATTCTAGTGGATCTTTTAAAAGAAACGAATCTTTTTATTTCTCGTCCCGTAGATTTACAGGAAATTTCCGCTTAA
- the rplS gene encoding 50S ribosomal protein L19 — MNQLLREVLTPDAERKQNFTVGDTVKVHYKIVESGKERVQIYEGVVISVANEANGKTFTVRRVSYDVGVERIFPLFSPRIAKIELIRKGKVRRAKLYYLRNLAGKAARIKELKGGKALVSEDRKRQQAAAVAKSTTTE, encoded by the coding sequence ATGAATCAACTTTTAAGAGAAGTGCTGACTCCGGATGCTGAAAGAAAACAAAATTTTACGGTAGGAGATACCGTTAAAGTACATTATAAAATTGTTGAGTCCGGAAAAGAAAGGGTTCAGATTTACGAAGGAGTTGTAATCTCCGTTGCAAACGAAGCGAACGGAAAAACTTTTACCGTTCGTAGAGTTTCCTACGACGTAGGTGTAGAAAGAATTTTCCCTTTGTTCTCTCCTAGAATTGCAAAGATAGAATTAATTCGCAAAGGTAAAGTAAGAAGAGCGAAACTTTACTATTTGAGAAATCTTGCCGGAAAAGCGGCACGTATCAAAGAACTCAAAGGTGGTAAAGCTCTTGTAAGTGAAGATAGAAAAAGACAACAAGCTGCGGCGGTTGCAAAATCTACTACTACGGAATAA
- a CDS encoding ribonuclease HII: protein MPESKLSSFFEPEEHRFYSESIPCGIDEAGRGPYAGPLSVALVSFSQNSINQILKGKILKGLTDSKKLSEKKRESLYPEILKTAQFSYRTFISPNYIDREGINRAVLEGILKCAKLVNRSIQSKSSLKLLIDGNYNFNRYPEWTDLKDCSTFYTKGDLRIVSIAAASILAKVSRDRYMISVSKKYPIYRFDQHKGYGTKLHEELILLHGLSDIHRRSFTGKFLEQISESNS from the coding sequence TTGCCGGAGTCAAAACTTTCCAGTTTTTTTGAACCAGAAGAACATCGATTTTATTCGGAGTCGATTCCATGTGGAATCGATGAGGCGGGAAGAGGTCCTTATGCTGGGCCTCTTTCTGTAGCTTTAGTTTCTTTTTCTCAAAATTCTATTAATCAAATCCTAAAAGGAAAAATTCTCAAGGGATTAACCGATTCCAAAAAACTTTCCGAAAAAAAAAGAGAATCTCTTTATCCGGAAATTCTAAAGACTGCACAATTTTCATATCGAACTTTTATAAGTCCGAATTATATCGATCGGGAAGGTATCAATCGAGCCGTTTTAGAAGGAATTTTAAAATGTGCAAAATTAGTAAATCGATCTATTCAGTCCAAATCTTCACTAAAACTACTAATTGACGGAAATTATAACTTTAATCGCTACCCGGAATGGACTGATCTCAAAGATTGTTCCACTTTTTATACAAAAGGGGATCTCAGAATTGTAAGTATCGCTGCCGCTTCTATTCTTGCTAAAGTTAGCAGAGATCGTTATATGATTTCCGTTTCTAAAAAATATCCTATTTATCGTTTTGATCAGCACAAAGGATACGGTACAAAACTTCACGAAGAACTGATTCTTCTACATGGTCTTTCCGATATTCATAGAAGAAGTTTTACTGGAAAGTTTCTGGAACAGATCTCAGAGTCTAATTCTTAA
- a CDS encoding EscU/YscU/HrcU family type III secretion system export apparatus switch protein has translation MISVALKFIPKKDNAPVITAAASGFLGDVIRNIAEKNSIPTVKNPILAESLSELPVGSEIPENLYRAVGAIFSMIMDSDSRKREKLQ, from the coding sequence ATGATCAGCGTGGCTCTTAAATTCATTCCTAAGAAAGACAATGCGCCTGTAATTACGGCTGCCGCTTCCGGCTTTTTAGGTGACGTTATCCGTAACATTGCGGAAAAAAATTCGATTCCGACGGTAAAAAATCCGATTCTGGCAGAATCCCTCTCTGAATTGCCTGTCGGTTCAGAAATCCCAGAAAATCTATATAGAGCAGTTGGTGCAATTTTTTCGATGATTATGGATTCTGATTCCAGAAAAAGGGAAAAGTTACAATGA
- the trmD gene encoding tRNA (guanosine(37)-N1)-methyltransferase TrmD — protein MRFNFITLFPDKIQSYFSEGLQQKAIESGVFSVNIIQLRNFSGNKHNRVDDTIYGGGPGMLLRVEPIHKAILSLGEEKGIVVLTSPSGIPFNQSIAMDLKESGKPLTFISGYYEGVDHRVTEHLVDIEMSLGNYVLSAGDLASICIADAVSRLLPGFLGADESLLDESHNHPDILEYPQFTKPSEYNGWKVPDVLLSGNHASILAWREQNRKKIERGNYESTFKRSADSGC, from the coding sequence ATGAGATTTAATTTTATCACTCTTTTTCCGGACAAAATTCAATCGTATTTCTCGGAAGGACTTCAACAAAAAGCAATCGAGTCCGGAGTGTTTTCGGTAAATATAATTCAACTTAGAAACTTTTCCGGAAATAAACATAACCGAGTCGATGATACGATTTACGGCGGTGGTCCAGGAATGCTTCTCCGGGTCGAACCGATTCATAAAGCGATTTTATCTTTAGGAGAAGAGAAGGGGATCGTAGTTTTAACTTCTCCATCCGGAATTCCATTTAACCAGAGTATTGCTATGGATTTGAAAGAGAGCGGAAAACCTTTGACGTTTATTTCCGGCTATTATGAAGGTGTGGATCATCGTGTTACGGAACATCTGGTTGACATAGAAATGTCCCTTGGAAATTATGTATTATCTGCCGGGGATTTGGCCAGTATTTGTATCGCAGATGCGGTGTCCAGGCTTCTACCTGGGTTTTTAGGAGCAGACGAAAGTCTCCTGGATGAATCTCATAACCATCCGGATATTTTAGAATATCCACAGTTTACGAAACCTTCGGAATACAATGGATGGAAAGTTCCTGACGTACTACTCAGCGGCAATCACGCTTCCATTTTAGCGTGGAGAGAACAAAATAGAAAGAAGATCGAAAGAGGAAATTATGAATCAACTTTTAAGAGAAGTGCTGACTCCGGATGCTGA